The genomic stretch CCCAGCTTAAGCTTGTGATTGCTAATAGGAATGTTGATGGATACCCCAAACGTGGAGGCTTTTATGTGTGCGGGCATATCGTCGGCGCCCTCGTCGACGTGGGTGTAGTGTGGGTAGCTTTCGGGTATCCAGCTATCGACAAATGTTTCGAAGTCGGTGCGGACCGATGGATCGGCATTCTCGTTGATGGATAGCGCTGCCGATGTGTGATGTATAAATAGGTTGAGCAGGCCGCTTTCGGGCAGCAATGGGGCTACCTTATCCTGGATAGTCCGGGTGATTAGGTGAAACCCTTTGGGGTAGGGCGGAAGCGCTATCTCTACCTGTGCTACCATTGCTAGTAAAGCTTACGTATGTACTGGTGGGCAAAATCGAAACAGTAGTTCTCTATCTCATCCCTTATACGGGCGTAGTTAGCGTCGGTTTCCTTTGCGTTGGCACCCTGCTGGGGCTTGTCGAAGGGTTGTACTATAACCTTAGGCGTACCCTTAAGCTCTATACCGTCTAAAGAAGCCGGCTCGAAAACGTAAAGTACGAAGTCGTACTCCTCGCCGTTAACCTCTTCTATAGACTTGCTAACGTGCCTCGATATATCGATAATGGCATTCGACATGGAGTTGGCGGCATGTAAGTCTACGGGCTGCTTGGTAAGCCCTGCGCTCACCACCTCGGCATGGTTTCGGGTGTAGTAACGCATCCAACCCTCGGCCATCTGCGAGCGGCAGGCGTTATCTTCTCCTATAATAAGTATCTTTTTCATATCAAGTTTCAATCGGAAGTTAAACGAATGAGATGGAGTTAGATGAAGTTAAAAGAATTAAAACGAGAGAAGGTAACATTCGTTCCCTTTTGATGAGAGGGTAAAGGGATGGAAGCTGTTTCGCACTTCCCACATCTAATGTCTAAAATCTAATATCTCACATCTCGACTATAAAAAAATACCCTCGGTATAGGAGGGTACGTTATATCGATACGTGCTTAGAATAGGCGTGGATGATCTTGCTCCAGCTTCTGTAGAACAGCCGTAATGATCGTTTCGCGGAAGAACTTACCACGATTCTGAATCTTGTACTTGTTGCAAAAGAACTCAACGGTGCTCATCTCCGAGCTGTTGAATACTACAGTTTGACGGTAAATCCTCTTGCTGCGCATAGCAATCGGTGTTCCGAGCGAGTTTCTTCTCTGTAGGTTACTAACAAGGGCCATTTCTATACAGGTTATATTAGCAATTCGTTGACTTATCGGCAAAGTAAGCCTTTTTGCGGCATTTAAAAAAGAGTTTT from Acetobacteroides hydrogenigenes encodes the following:
- a CDS encoding arsenate reductase/protein-tyrosine-phosphatase family protein, producing the protein MKKILIIGEDNACRSQMAEGWMRYYTRNHAEVVSAGLTKQPVDLHAANSMSNAIIDISRHVSKSIEEVNGEEYDFVLYVFEPASLDGIELKGTPKVIVQPFDKPQQGANAKETDANYARIRDEIENYCFDFAHQYIRKLY
- a CDS encoding secondary thiamine-phosphate synthase enzyme YjbQ, which codes for MVAQVEIALPPYPKGFHLITRTIQDKVAPLLPESGLLNLFIHHTSAALSINENADPSVRTDFETFVDSWIPESYPHYTHVDEGADDMPAHIKASTFGVSINIPISNHKLKLGTWQGIYLCEFRRHGGSRRVTATILY